CGGTTTGACTGCCCATAGCACGTTGAAGGGACCTGTCAGATTAATCGCGACAATCCGATCCCAGTGTTCCGGTGTGAGCTCGTCAAACATCATATCACCGACAGCTCCGGCGTTGTTCACTAACAATTCGATTGAACCGAGTTTTTCCGCCACGGTTGTCACCATTCTGTTCACGGCATCTCTATCGGCGATATCGGCTTGAACAGGTATCGCTTCCTGTCCTAAACCGCGAATCTCTTCACAGACGGCTTCCGCTTTATCAATCGCGCGGGAATAGTGAACAGCAACGCTCGCGCCTTCACCTGCAACTTTAAGCGCAGTTGCCTTCCCAATTCCACGGCTCCCGCCGGTTACCAATGCGACTCTTCCCTGAAATTTCATTTTTTAATTATACCTTGCGGAAGAATAACGGACATTAGGACTGTAGCGTGCGTTCCTTAAATCCGCCCTCCATTACATTACGGGCTACAGGTTTTGACGCTATCTTAAGAGTAACCCTTTGTTAGATGAACACTTCTTAACCGACAACTGACTTTCCTGTTACTTACAAAAGTGCCTGTAATTGTTTCCACACATCGTTGGGAACCGGTGTCGTAGCGGCGGCAAAGTTCTGCTCTACTTCTGTCGCATTCTTAGAACCCGTCAAGCTCATCGCAATCCTCGGTTGGCGGAAACAAAATTGAATGGCGAGGTTCAGCACGTTCAGGTTGTTTTCAGTTGCCCACTGATAGAGTTGATGTGCTTTTTCAGCGTCAGATGTGTCTAAGTGTGCGTTGCTGGCTGATACATCTGGCTCAATCCCGGAAAGCAACCCCATCGCAATAGGACTCCCGTTAATAATGCCAATATCGTTTTCAGCAGCAAGCGGTATCAACCACTCGTTTGCGGTTTGACTCAGGAGCGTGTAATCCAAATACGTTAGAATAACATCAACGACACCGGTCTCTATGGCAATTTTGTGGAACTCGTGTTGTCGGACCCCAAGTCCAATAAACTTAATCAGTCCTTCCTCGCGCATCCGCTGAAGTTCATCCAACGCACCACCTTTCGCGACGACAGGGTCCATACTATCTGGGTCATGTACTAAGCAGACATCGAGGTAGTCTGTACCCAGCAACCGAAGGCTATTTTCGACGCTACGGCGCGTGCCTGCGGCACTAAAATCGCCGCGCCATTCAGGATGTGTGCCTGTTTTCGTGGCAAGATAAATTTTCTCACGCCACCCATCAGCGAGTGCAAGTCCTACCCGTCTTTCGCTCTCACCGTAGAGTGGTGCGGTGTCCAGATAATTGATTCCCAAATCAATCGCTCGGTGTACCGCTTCGACCGCTTCATCGTCGGTGACATCGCCTCTGCCGAGACCTGCACCGCCCATACCGAGGCATGTGACCTCTAATTCCGTGCGTCCTAACCGCCGCCTTGACAACGGATTTGCTTGTGTTGACATAATTTTGCCTTTCTTAGTAAGCGTGTGCTATAGAATTATTCGCTTTTCTCCTTAAGAATCTCTT
This sequence is a window from Candidatus Poribacteria bacterium. Protein-coding genes within it:
- a CDS encoding aldo/keto reductase; the encoded protein is MSTQANPLSRRRLGRTELEVTCLGMGGAGLGRGDVTDDEAVEAVHRAIDLGINYLDTAPLYGESERRVGLALADGWREKIYLATKTGTHPEWRGDFSAAGTRRSVENSLRLLGTDYLDVCLVHDPDSMDPVVAKGGALDELQRMREEGLIKFIGLGVRQHEFHKIAIETGVVDVILTYLDYTLLSQTANEWLIPLAAENDIGIINGSPIAMGLLSGIEPDVSASNAHLDTSDAEKAHQLYQWATENNLNVLNLAIQFCFRQPRIAMSLTGSKNATEVEQNFAAATTPVPNDVWKQLQALL
- a CDS encoding SDR family NAD(P)-dependent oxidoreductase, with amino-acid sequence MKFQGRVALVTGGSRGIGKATALKVAGEGASVAVHYSRAIDKAEAVCEEIRGLGQEAIPVQADIADRDAVNRMVTTVAEKLGSIELLVNNAGAVGDMMFDELTPEHWDRIVAINLTGPFNVLWAVKPGMIERQFGRIVNVSSIAALAVRPNQLPYAAAKAGVISLTKSCCGPLAPHNIRINSVAPGAIATDMLGEVSTEMVEQLRSTTPLGRLGEPEEMADVIAFLLSEESSYMTGSTVIASGGRILIP